A single Arachnia propionica DNA region contains:
- a CDS encoding glutamine synthetase family protein, translated as MTEIDALSLNPNPLVRALGKQSHEFTRADIIHFVAEQGIPMLNLRYLGGDGRLKVLNFAIQSADHLNRILTMGERVDGSSLFDFVDAASSDLYVVPQLRTAFLNPFSELPTLDIMCGFYDVEGNPLASSPQQILRKAQQALEDETGCRLEALGELEYYLFSPAEELFPVEPQRGYHEAGPFSKWEAVRVESLAHLARMGCSVKYAHSEVGNFIADGLQMVQQEIEFLPTDVTRAADEMALAKWVVRRVAHSHGIEVSFSPKIVVGQAGSGMHFHTRLMKDGVNQFSEGAGLTDVARRVVGGYLSHAASLTAFGNPVPTSFLRLVPHQEAPTAICWGDRNRSVLVRVPLGWQNLDDRMFRDANPQEGPAGELPNDSQTVELRSPDGAANIHLLLAGLTVAARIGLSDPAMLDYATARYVSGDASKHEGLDQLPSSCAAAARCLLDQRADYEAQGVFPPGLIDAWAEQLFALEDENLREELAADRVLVEDLVARYFHIG; from the coding sequence ATGACGGAGATCGATGCCCTTTCCTTGAACCCCAACCCGCTGGTTCGTGCGCTCGGAAAGCAATCGCACGAGTTCACTCGCGCCGACATCATCCACTTCGTTGCCGAGCAGGGCATTCCCATGCTCAACCTGCGATACCTCGGCGGCGACGGGCGGCTGAAGGTGCTGAACTTCGCGATCCAGTCGGCCGACCACCTGAACAGGATCCTGACGATGGGAGAACGGGTCGACGGGTCGTCGCTGTTCGACTTCGTCGACGCCGCCAGTTCCGACCTCTACGTGGTGCCGCAGTTGCGCACCGCGTTCCTGAACCCCTTCTCGGAGCTGCCCACCCTCGACATCATGTGCGGCTTCTACGACGTGGAGGGCAACCCCCTCGCCAGCTCCCCGCAGCAGATCCTCCGCAAGGCCCAGCAGGCCCTCGAGGACGAGACCGGTTGCCGGCTGGAGGCCCTCGGAGAGTTGGAGTACTACCTGTTCTCGCCCGCCGAGGAACTGTTCCCCGTCGAACCCCAGCGCGGCTACCACGAGGCCGGGCCGTTCTCGAAATGGGAGGCGGTGCGCGTCGAGTCCTTGGCCCACCTGGCGCGGATGGGCTGTTCCGTCAAGTACGCCCACTCCGAGGTCGGGAACTTCATCGCCGACGGTCTCCAGATGGTGCAGCAGGAAATCGAGTTCCTTCCCACCGACGTCACCCGCGCGGCCGACGAGATGGCCTTGGCGAAGTGGGTGGTGCGGCGGGTGGCGCATTCCCATGGCATCGAGGTGTCGTTCTCGCCGAAGATCGTCGTCGGGCAGGCTGGCTCGGGGATGCATTTCCACACCCGCTTGATGAAGGATGGCGTCAACCAGTTCTCGGAGGGCGCAGGGCTCACCGACGTGGCGCGTCGCGTCGTCGGTGGCTATCTGTCGCACGCCGCTTCCCTCACGGCCTTCGGCAACCCGGTCCCCACGTCCTTCCTGCGACTCGTCCCACACCAGGAGGCCCCCACCGCCATCTGCTGGGGCGACCGCAACCGTTCCGTGCTGGTGCGGGTGCCGCTCGGCTGGCAGAACCTCGACGACCGCATGTTCCGCGACGCCAACCCGCAGGAGGGTCCTGCCGGGGAACTTCCCAACGATTCCCAGACCGTCGAGCTCAGGTCCCCCGACGGCGCAGCCAACATTCACCTGCTGCTGGCGGGCCTCACCGTCGCCGCCAGGATCGGGCTGAGCGACCCGGCGATGCTGGACTACGCGACGGCCCGTTACGTCAGCGGCGATGCCTCCAAGCACGAGGGCCTCGACCAGCTGCCTTCCTCCTGCGCCGCTGCCGCTCGTTGTCTGCTGGACCAGCGGGCCGACTACGAGGCCCAGGGTGTCTTCCCACCCGGCCTGATCGACGCCTGGGCCGAGCAGCTGTTCGCTCTCGAGGACGAGAACCTGCGTGAGGAGCTCGCGGCCGACCGGGTTCTGGTGGAGGACCTGGTGGCGCGGTACTTCCACATCGGATGA